The sequence GGGAATAGGCGAGGTGGGAATACTAGTTAACATATTTAcctcaaaacaaaaggaaaacacaatcaTAACTCCTACAGTGTTGCTTTCATTACTGGCCACGTGATCATTGTTCAAACatagaatttccttttctctgcaacCTCCTCCGAATTCCCCTTAACTTCAACAAGCACCCCGTTGTCTTGCTTTCTTGCCTTGTAAAGTGGCCCAAACCTATATCCCTCAAGTATAGATATCATTGCTAGTTCTATTTGGGGCTGTTATGGTTTTCTATCAACATTCTAATAATGGATTTGAGCGTTCTAAAAGGTGCCCCGGAAGCTCTCATGCATTCCAGGAACACTCCCTGCTACCTTAGCTCTATAGTAAACATCACATGTTCCCTTTATATTCAGGAACAATCACCCCAACTGGTAGAGAACCCCCTTTTGCCTGTTCACTAAGGAGCATGAGGGTCTTAAGTGACCAGATAGCTGTCTTGGCATTTGGTTCAATGGAACTAATTTGTGTTACCTGTTGgaagaattactttttttctttttaaacaaagaccAAAGGAGGGAAGCAAAGTTTTTGTTAATGGACAATTAGGAATAATAAGAGAAGGGCTacatctttttctctgcttttttagAATTATCAGCATCTATGTGAATTTCCTTAGATGCATTATCTTTGTACATAGCAGGTATATTAATAGAAAAAGTCCCCAAACCCAAATCTAGtatattactaatattttcaCTTCACCTTCCATTTTAAATAGCCAGAAACACccaacaataaatatttagaaagccATGACTTTTGCAAATCCCTATACTAGATAGTTTAGAACACAAATACAAACACTGGTCTTACTCCTGAATCTCAAATGTAGTAGATGAATTTTCATATGaataaaaggaacagaatttagtAAAGAATGTACTAAGTGTAGAGAATGTGATGGAGTCCTAAAGTCAATGAAATGGTGACTTGCATGTGGTCAGGGGATGGGAAGAAGACCAGGCTCCCTGAGGAAAGCAGCCCGGCAAGCCAAGTACCACGGACAAGAATATTTTTAGCATCGTTGTTCGCAATAGCCAAAATGCggaaacaacccaaaatgtcCATCCAACTTATGAATGAATCAACCAATGTATTATATCCATAAAGTGCATCCAAGTGATGAATGAATCAACTAATGTATTATATCCAGACAGTGaagtattattcagtcataaaatgaaacaaaattctgaATCACGCACCAACATGGATGATCCTTAAAAACATTAGGCTGGAGGAAAGAAGCCTATTTCGACACAACACAATCgatgttgtttatttgagatgtcCGGAGTGGGCAGAGTGGAAAGTGGATTGGTGGTtctgggagctgggagagaggGCAAGGGCTGTGGCAATGAACAGGTATGGGTTTCTCACAGGTCTGGcgttagatagtggtgatggctgaaCAGCCTTGAAAACGTGTTAAAAACCAAAGAACTGCATTCTTTGAAAGGGGGAATTTTACAACGAtcaattgtatttcaataaaaagaaaatgttatcaaaTTATGCTAATATGCCTCAATACAGTGGgaagaatatttcaaatatggaagaaaaaaaatgaacaatcaaaaggagctagaaatgattaaggaGGGGTTTACTTGGGTTTTATTAGATTTCCTATTTGACTGGAGAAGAAGGATCAAATTCTGAGAAGCTGAAgcatactataaaaataatttggcgTTTCCTTCCTGGCAGAGATCAACTTGGTAACAGTAGTGAAGCATTAAAGTTCAGCCTTTGCTACAGTTGTTTCCGAATTCACAGAGGGAATATACAGAACCAGGAATATAATTAATGATATGTTTGCCTAACATCAAAGCCTAAGGGCAGTAGCTACAGATTTAAGTCCCAAATGCACCTGCTAAAATAAAATGCCCGCTGCCTATTGTTCAACCACCAAAGACCTGCTCATCTCAGGTAGGCTTTTAGGTTGTAATTTAAAGAATATAGggttaaaaacttaaatttttaagaaaaaaagttttttttaaagcatcttttgCCTGCTTACTCAATGAAATAAACTCTGCAGTTTAatggacaaaaatattttcttctcaaaactgAACCTGTCTGAGCTTAGTATTCACaatataactttttaattattttacttggaTGTTGGTTTACAGCAAAGCTTCTATTACTTTTATTGCTGGGTAAGTATATACATGAAtttaagcagttttttttttggttttacttaaaaataatgcagGCACCACTTTACAAATAacaacatacacaaacacatctCCATGTGAACCACATGCTATATTTACTTCAGTCTAAAGAGCAAGTCCATTGTCCACTTTCTATTCTTATGTACGAGAgagacatatatacacatgcaaatgcatgacacacacataaatacacacacaaggaAGAGAACCTGTATCACTCAGAAGCGTTTATCATTCTTcatcttactttcattttttaatataaaagtccATTCAAAATCCAAAGACATGCAAATGTATttgttaacttcttttttttttttttttcccttttctttggtTAAGAGACTCCTCCTTCGCATCAGACCACTCCACAAACAGGTAATGAGTATTTTGGCAAAGCAATAATACATTTCCTGAAAAAAGTCAGTAATTCTTACTCCTTGTCCTAGCAAACACTGAAGACAACTCACCCCGGGATCaggaatataattattttcattgtgaTTAGTGTGTGATATGCTCATTGTTTctaaaaactaatataaaaaaatattttaagctgatCATGTTTTTTTTGAAGAATAGAATAAATATCCTCATTTTGTGTGGGTGTCCATGGAATACTTTCAAGCAGAGAAAAAGCTTAGTCCTCCATCTTATGGCCTAACATTGGTGCTTCTTCAGGTTATTTTGAAGATGAATGAGATATCAATTCACCCAAATATCATCCTTGATAAAAGGAAGGTGATATTTGGAGGAATTAAAGAGCTTGTTGAAAGTTGCATCCCTCATAAATGACATCTAGATttatacagtttatttatttatttacttgcttattttgagacagagagagagagagagagagagggagggagacagcaggggaaggggcagagaaagagagagagaagcccaagccgactctgcactgacagtactcTTCacaatgtggggcatgaactcacaaaccgtgagaaactgagctgaaatccagagttggacacctaaccgactgagccacccaggtgccctaaatgaCATCTAGATTTATATCAAAGTTTCTTAACGACCTatcatagatatttttattattgccataGAGGTAGCAATGCCTCTTTAAAGAATTGACCAAGTAATTTTATGGGTATAAAAGACAGTTGAGGGAAGAAATTGTGTTCTGCCTTACAGGTATTTTGTGGCTGTTGGAAGAGTTACATGTGTTATCTATCATCGTCTTGGCCATGTTCTCAAAAGTTTAGACAAGGATATAGAAGAATGGATGTAGGAAATTGTTCATCCttgactgatttcattttcttgggaaTTACCAATAACCCTGGGATGAAAGCAACCCTATTTACAATGTTTCTTGTTATTTATCTCATTAATCTTTTTGCAAACCTCGGAATGATTATTCTAATTAGAATGAATTCTCAGCTGAACACACCAATGTACTTTTTCCTTAGCCACCTCTCTTTCTGTGACCTCTGTTATTCCACAGCTATTGGGCCCAAAATGTTGGTAGACCTTCTAGCCAAAAGCACATCAATCCCTTTCGTTGGCTGTGCTCTGCAATTCTTGGTCTTCTGTACATTTGCTGATTCTGAGTGCCTACTGCTGGCGGTGATGGCCTTTGATCGGTACAAGGCCATTAGCAACCCCTTGCTCTACACGGTCAACATGTCCAGCAGAGTGTGCTTCCTGCTCATGGCCGGGGTTTACGTGCTGGCCACGGCAGATGCTTTGATACACACGACACTAACATTCCGGTTATGTTTCTGTGGATCAAAGGAGATTAATCACTTCTTCTGTGATGTACCTCCTCTCCTATTGCTCTCTTGCGCAGACACACAACTCAACGAATTAGCAATATTCACCATTTTTGGCTTCATTGAACTGAGCACCATTTCAGTAGTCCTTGTCTCTTATTGTTATATAATCCTATCTGTCCTGAAGATCCGCTCTGCTGAGGGGAGGTTCAAAGCTTTCTCCACCTGCACCTCCCACTTAACTGCTGTTGCAATTTTCCAGGGAACCCTGCTCTTTATGTATTTCCGCCCGAGTTCTTCCTACTCTCTTGATCAAGACAAAATGACCTCCTTGTTTTACACCCTTGTGATTCCCATGTTAAACCCACTGATTTACAGCCTGAGGAACAAAGATGTGAAAGAggccctgaaaaaaataaaaattaaaagatggttttaaatatcacatgcacacacacacacacacacacactttgtggttatagtttatataaaattatattgcataacagaagagaaataaagttgTCTCGAAAACTTTAATTGAATAAGATGAGTTTGTTTTGAAGCCCTATCACAATAATATTGCAGTTCCTTATATATATCATACTTTATTATGCATCTATATTTTGTATACGGTACTCTTTCTTTGTGGAAAACTTTTCGCACTTTTCTCATTTTGccagatttttatttgttcattctttcattcattcaaacattaatttattatacTTAGATTGAGTGTGTGCTTACTAAGTGAACTTGGGTATTTAAATGCTTTGTATCCCATGGCATATCCAGTAGTTTCTGTACTAACAAATCTTGTAATCTACTCAAGGTAACCAACATTACTTAACTAAGCACCAAATAATTCATAACTTTCAAATTCATCATGAAGTGAAAAAACAGGGGGCTTTATCCACAGAAAATGTCTAAATCTAGTATAAAAGAAAGGCTTCATTGGCTGGAGATATTGAGTCTCAAAAGATCTCAAAAGATGCAAGTTGGATCTTGGAGAAGCAAAGATAGTAGGCAGTGTATCTGACAATCAGAGAGGTCTTGCGGTGGCCAAGTCAtgacttttaaaagtaaagaagttgtggttgccaaaacatggatggaccttgaaggcattatgccaagtgaaataagtcagacagagaaagataaatattatatgatctcacttgtttgtggaatctaaaaaagctggactcataaaagcagagagtagaacagtggttgccagcaGTTTGGGGAGTGGGCAAAATGGGGACACGTTGGTCAGATAGTACAAACTTTCTGTTATAAGCTGAATAAGCTTTGGGGGACATAGTGTGCAGTATGGTGACTacaattaacaatactgtattgcataattgaaatttgctaagaatttgttcttaaatgttctcaacacGATATAAAGTTGGTAACTATGTAAGGCAACGAATGTGTTTCTTAACGTTATAGCAATGATGATTTCACCAAGTAGACATATATCAAAACCCACATTGTacccttttaaaaattcccaatgttatatgtcaatttgatcccaagaaagtgggggagaagaaaaggaatcaaaatgGTTAGGTTATAAAGAACAGCGGAAAGGGCTTTGGGCATCATTGTGCTGTAATTATCAAAAATCAGTTCCTCCACCAATCCTCCAGggaaatttccttcctttcttttctcttctctgtcctggATAAATGTCTCTTTTTGTAATACATAGTAAAGCCTCTCCCGTAAACACTGTTTTAATATCATTCTGTTTACTAAATAATTGCTTCTAATATGTGGTTGGGAGCATTCTTTGTCAAGAATTGAACActttgggggcacatgggtggtacctgggaggctcagtcagttaagtgtctgacttaggctcaggtcatgatctcatggttcatgagttcgagccccattctggggtctgtgctgacagctcagagcctggagactgcttcagattccctgcctgcctctctctctcagcccctctcccactcacactgtctctctctctcaaaaataaataagcattaaaaaattaaaaaaagaattgaacaTTTTGTTTGTATTATCCAAAGTACCTGCTTACTGTATGggacacaaaatggaaaaaaaaaattaaatgataaattaaaaacaccaggcaacatttttgaatgtttattagaAATTAGTAACACCATTATATAACTGTAAAGTATGTAGtcggaatatacatatatatatatatatatatatatatatgtgcaatttattattatactgttatgctatatattatattatattattatattatgttatgttatattatattatattttgttttctataacttTTGAGGAAGTACATAAAATGATTGTGGATACCAAGATAATGAGTCTGTAAACACCTACATATTAGTTACACTAGAAACAAAGagcatttatgtgtgtatgttctTGATATTGGTCTATTTGAACTTTCTCTGTCTTAATTTCTAATGACTAAAACAACTTGTTGAAATAGCATGGGAATATCCTTATATTTAAAGAACCATATCAGACCCAAAGACACTCTTAATTATCTGTTACAATTTTTGAAgctaaaaactactgaatttCTTAGATTTTGTAGCTGCtacttttaaatagttttgtgAGCAAACATTTTAGAGTGGAAGAAACAATTCCTCTCCTTTTTCAGAGGGCATTTGTGGAACCCTGTGACCTGTCACTGGGTGTCatgctggaaaagaaaaactgtgaagaaatttatttattaataaaaggtTTGAAAGGTTTTCATCTGTACCATATTTTCTCAATGAACACAggcacttttaaaattaagagcagcagcatggaagaaaacattgcttaaaatatttaagtccaaaaaaagagagtgtgagtggattGCTACTTAAAATTAGAGAATTTTAATATGCAATCTGATTAACCAGCATTGCTCCCTTAGGACAGCCACCATATTTTCCAGTATCTGAAGACTGATTTGATCTACATATTAACTGTTTTTTCAGATCTAGTGGGTGTGAACGAAGAAATAGGAACTTCTACACCCCAGGAATGGAATTCCAAAAATAGAATTGACTGACTCAACTAATTTTGGGTTACCTCTCCCGAAATTTGAAGCCAGGTAGATAATACCAATTTCAGAGGGCCAAGTACTTGTCAGTGTGACCCTTTTTAGTGGCCAGTTACGCAAATTCAGAATTTCCTAGGCACTTCAGAGAGTGGATATCCAACTGCATTggtattcaagaaaataaaaatgaatgtgtaAATGTAGTATATTCTGATTCGCATATAGAACAGCAAAATATGTAAACAATTGAAATGCCAAGTATTGATGACGATATGGAACAATCGTAGCTCTTACACCCTGACAGTAGAAAGCAGAATTGGCATTTTACTTTGCAAAACCGTATGCTTATGTCTGCTCGTGCTGGCCACATAAATGTCTTATGACCTAAAAACTCTATTCCCAGATTTATGCTGAGGTGAAATGAGTGAGTATGTCTGCCCAAGACAGGTGTGCAAATATTCCTCATTGCATTATTATCATTAGCATCAAACTGAAAACAACTTAGGTCAACACAACAGGACAAGagttaacaaaaatttttccTAAAGTGTTAAGTGCGGCATATTTTAGGGTTTGCAGGCCATAAATTCTTAGTCACAGTCCCTTAGGATTGTTCATGTATTGCCAAAACAATCCTCGACCGTATATAAATGGGAAGTGTCTCACGTCCAAACATACTTTGCGCTATAGTTTGACTGTTGCTCTAGAGGAGATAAATTATTTCATGACATGTTAGCACACTGGAAAACAACACAGCAGGAAGTGAACTCACTGCTTCCATGTGCAACAACACGGAGAAATTTCACAAACATACTGTTCCACGAAATgagcaaggtaaaaaaaaaaaaacgtgtaaAAGCTGTGTATACTTTAAGAACTTAAAACTAACCTAGCTCGCTAGACGTCACCTTGCGGTAGTTCTCGGGACGATTTCTACAGACGCTAGTAACGTTCTCCTTTGGAATGAAGgaaatttttgtttctgaaaataacTGCAGTATACATCCTGAGAAAGTTTCTATAAGTAGATTATACTCTAAATATATTTCCCAAACACATAGTATATTTTCTACCGTATCGTAAGCAACCTTAGGGTTGCTTAACCTAGGTTAACAACCTAGGTTGTTTAACCTAACAGTTCCTTGTACACAGTATatgttcttaatatatctgtAAAATTGATGTAGTGCCCGTATGTCATAGAATATCTCAGTACACATTCTTCAcgttattaaaaattctttttttaaatttttttaacgtttatttatttttgagacagagagagacagagcatgaatgggggaggggcagagagagagggagacacagaatccaaaacaggctccaggctccagccatcagcccagagccccacggggggctcgaactcacggaccgcaagatcgtgacctgagttgaagtcagacgcttaaccgactgagccacccaggctcccctcacgTTATTAAAAAATCTGACTTGCTTGCAGAACGCCTTTATCCACCTGCAGGAACTTCTAGTCTTTCCTCCAGCAGCAGGGAAACTCAGTGTACTTTGGTACCATCATCATGCCAGGAACCCTTTGTCATAATACTCAATGTGACAGGACAGGCAACTATTTTCTGAAGAAGGTGATCTTCTAGGTAGATGGTTGCCTACCTCCTACTGCTTGAGTATCACCAGGGTGATCCAGAAACCCTTAATCATACATAAATTTTTCTCACTTGCCTATAATTGATGTATAGAATTTCtcctaaaaacattattttttcagttatttataactctttctctttttttaaatttgtatgctttattttatattagaaagagagagagagaaaatgggaggaggggcagagagagagagaggcacagaatccgaagcaggatccaggctctgagatgtcagcacagagcccgatgtggggctcaaacccgtgaaccgtgagatcatgacctgagctgaagtgggacgctgaactgattgagccacccaggtgcccctgtaactctattcttttaaaaacaatttaactagttgtttttaagtttatttattttgagagagagagagagagagagtgagggaggggcagaaagagaagg is a genomic window of Acinonyx jubatus isolate Ajub_Pintada_27869175 chromosome D1, VMU_Ajub_asm_v1.0, whole genome shotgun sequence containing:
- the LOC106986260 gene encoding olfactory receptor 5W2-like is translated as MDVGNCSSLTDFIFLGITNNPGMKATLFTMFLVIYLINLFANLGMIILIRMNSQLNTPMYFFLSHLSFCDLCYSTAIGPKMLVDLLAKSTSIPFVGCALQFLVFCTFADSECLLLAVMAFDRYKAISNPLLYTVNMSSRVCFLLMAGVYVLATADALIHTTLTFRLCFCGSKEINHFFCDVPPLLLLSCADTQLNELAIFTIFGFIELSTISVVLVSYCYIILSVLKIRSAEGRFKAFSTCTSHLTAVAIFQGTLLFMYFRPSSSYSLDQDKMTSLFYTLVIPMLNPLIYSLRNKDVKEALKKIKIKRWF